In the Syntrophus aciditrophicus SB genome, CATAGCGTTTCATTCGTATCGTTTTACCGTGTCAACATAAACCAACGTATAGAAGCAAACTTCGACGAATATGGGTACACACAGGAAAACGATATCCCTTCTTGCCGCCGGTATTCTCGCGGGGGTCGTTCTTGCCGTCCTGACGGCAGCCGGCTATCATTACGCGGGAAGCACGGAATGGCGGGTGTGGCCTGCGCGGGATTGCGCCATATCAGGCGGACCTGTTCCGCCTTGACCCATCCCCTTGGTTCCGACTCTTCAGGTGGCGCCTGAATATCTCGACTGAATTTCCTTTTTTTATCTTTCCGGCTGTTCATGGCGGACTCATCTCCGCTTATGCAGTTTTGTCGAGAATTTCTCCGCGGGTGCTGATTACCGCCACTTCCATGGGAACCCGGACACCGGCCAGTTCCATGCCCTTCCGGACGAGAATCGGCAAGCCGGAACAGCAGGGCACTTCCATCGTGAGCACGGTGACGCGCCTGATCCCGGCATTGTGGAAGATTCCGGCAAACTTCTCGATGTAAGGCTGCGCTTCGTCAAATTTGGGGCATCCCGCCATCACGACCTTTCCCGGAAGAAACCTGCCGTGCAGATCCGAAAAGGCCACTGGAACGCAATCCGCAACCACGAGAAGGTCGGCGCCCTTGAGAAAAGGGGCGTTTTCCGGAATCAGGCGGATCTTTACAGGCCAGTGGGAAAGGGCGGAAGGACGGGCTTCAGAAGAGGGCGTACCCGCGGTAAAAGTCATGACCATCCGGGTGGACGGACAGCTCCGGGCGATTTCCACGGCCTGGGCATCAAATTCCTCCGCTTCCCGCTCCACGATTTTCAGGGCTCCCGTTGGACATTCCCCGATGCACGTACCAAGGCCGTCACAGAGGTTGTCGGAGACAACCCTGGCCTTGCCGTTCACAAGGGCCAGCGCGCTTTCCGCGCAGGCGGATATGCACTGTCCGCATCCGTTGCAGAGTTCCTCGTTGATTTCTATGATCTTGCGCAATTTTTTCATGACTGTTCCTCCAGTTCCATGGGGGAAAACTTCCTGAAAGTCCCCTTGATTTTCAAAGCCATTATCTCATAATGGCTTTATTGCACCTTGACCTGGATCAAGTGGAGGGCAAATTTTTTTCCAATGAGTGGGGTGAATTGTGGACAAGGTTCTGGAAATTATCGGGTCAATTCCTCTTTTCAACGGGCTTTCCGAGCAACAACTCGGCGAGATCCGGGGCATTGCGCGGGACCGCTTTTACGATAAGGGGAAAGAGATCTTTGCCGAGGGGGATGAGGGGGGCGGATTTTATATCGTGGCCTCCGGGCAGGTGAAAGTCTTCAAGCTCTCCCCGGAGGGAAAGGAGCATATCCTTCATATCTACGGGCCGGGCCATTCCTTCGGCGAGGTGCCCGTCTTTTCCGGAGAGCGATTCCCCGCCAGCGCGGAAACACTCCTGAAAAGCCACCTACTTTTCTTCCCCCGGACGGACTTTGTGGCGCTGCTCTCCGGCAACCCCTCCCTTTGCATGAATCTGCTGGCCGATCTTTCCCTGCGCCTGCGGCAGTTTACGATTCAGATCGAGAACCTGACCCTCAAGGAAGTTCCCGGACGACTGGCCTCCTACCTGCTCACCCTCAGCGACGAAGAAGGACAGGGGAACTCTCTGTCCCTCAATATCTCCAAGGGGCAACTGGCCGGCCTCCTGGGGACGATCCCGGAAACACTTTCGCGTATTTTCCTTAAAATGAACAACGCCGGTCTCATCGAGGTCAAGGGAAAGGAAATCACGATTCTGGACAGAAATGGCTTGCAGGCACTGGCGGAAACAGGAAAATTCGGCGGTTAGTCCGCCATCCGGGAGAGTTGGCGGCTCCATTCTTCAAGCCGGGCTGAATCGACGGACACTTCCCGATAGATATGACGGATAAGATCAGGCGTGAGCCGCTGAAAGTCCCTTTCCACGGGGGCGACCAGCAATCCTCCCATTTCGGCGCTTCCCGGACTGATCAGCACTCGATCCGGCCCTTCCAGCTCGTAAAGATCGGGGCGGTTTTTCTTTCGGGGGAAGATCAGAATCCGCCATTTTCCATCTTTAAACGCGGCGTGGAGATTCAACATGGGTTCCGTCCCGGTGCCAACGACGGACCTCATGACGGCCAGAAGCTTTCTTATGGCTCCGTTCAGGGCGTCGGCATCGGGGGACTCGATCATCAGCACGGCCCGCCCGAGGTTTTCCACGCGGGAGACCGTGGCGGAGCGGTTCTTCATGACCGGCAGGAGAGGGCGGCCGTCATTCACTTGGGATTCGATGGGCAGGCTGCCGGCCGGGCAGGCCTGAAAATGCAGATGATCCGGAGCGGAGGCGCCGCATTGGGGGCCATTGTAAAAAAGGGACAGGGACGGAGCGAAATCCCGGGCAAGAAGAGGGAGCAGATCCAGATGAGCCTCCAGGGATTGCGGGCGGTGGTTCAGATCGTTGATCGTGAAATGCTGTGAGAAAATGGGAAAAGGGTTGCAGAGGATCAGGAAGGTCCGGCGATAGAGAATCCCCTGCTGTTCCTCGGGAAGGCTGGCCGGGCAGAGGAAGCAGGGCCGTTTCGAAATGGAGGCCGGATCCACCCGAGCGCTGCTGCTGACGATCCGCTGGGGATTGAACTGAAGCAAAACCGAAAAATCACCGCAATCCAGGGTACGGACATGGGAGGCCGCAACCGCTTCATAACCGCTTTTCAGCTTCGGCCAGGCATCTTCCTGCCGGGTCAGGAGCTGTCCACACAGATCCGGCAGGCTCGTGCCGGCATCTTCTTTTCTTTCCGGGTTGAATTCGGCAAAAACGCGTGAATCGGGAAGATCTTCCGGTTTCATCGGAAAAAGTCGTTCTCCTTGTTTTTTGTCTGCAGAAAGGCCGTGATTCCCGGGCTAACGTGATCTCGAACCGGGAATGAAGCCCGCGTCACGGCTTGCACCCGTTCTGCCGCTGCCGGGCAAGGATTTCCAGCGTCCGGATCCGATCCTTGAAGAGGTCGTTACGGTTGATTTTTTCGATTGGCAGGGCGGCATCGGTGTTGTCCGTCCAGCGGCGGCAGAGGTAGAGACTCTCGTAAATCCTGCCGATTTTGTAATACCGGGAGAGTTGCAGGGCCAGGGCGTAATCCTCTCCGTAGCCAACATTGAGAAAGCCGGTTTTCCGGAGAATTTCCGTGGAAAAAGCACGCGGCGCGCCAAGGCCGTTAATCCGCAGGGCGTTGTTGCGTCCGTTTTCAGGGGTCCATTCCCTGTGGTCAACCAACCCGGGAGAAATTTCCTCCAGGTGCTCGTTTACCAGGGTGTAGGACCCGATGACCATGGCATAATGGCCGGTCCGCAGAAGATTTACCAGCTGCTGCAGGGCATCGGGTCGGCTGTAGAGATCGTCCGAATCGAGCTGGACGGCATAGCGCCCGCAGGCGGGATCGCTGACGGCTTCGTTCCAGCAGCCGCCGATATCCAGATCGTCCCTGACGGGAATGCGGGAGTGCAGGGCCGGGCAGGTCTTTGCCCGCTCGGCCAGGAGTTCGGTGGTGCCGTCGGTGGAAAAATTATCCACGACGATCAGGTTGAAGGGAAAATCCGTTTTCTGGGAAAGGGCGCTGTCCACGGCTTCGAGAATGGTTCGCTTCCGGTTGCGCACGGGAATGATGACACTGGCTTCCACGGGAAAATCCTGACTGCCGGGGGGCAGAGGCTTGAATATCGGAGACAGAAATGCGCCGAGGCGCTGCAGATGGTCCATGGCTACGTTTTCCATTTCCTTCTGGACGGCCTGCTGATCGGAGCGAACATAATCGAAGATCTTCTCGCCGCTGCTGCGGGAATCGATTTCCGTACGGGTGCACAGGAATTCCTGGAGGTGAAAGACGGCGGAATCGAGGGAAAGCTTCAGCCGGAGATCATACAGGGCCGCGTGTTTCAGAGGAGGGATTGCTCCCCGGATTTTCAGGGTCTGGGAAATCGCCGGAACGGAAAAGAGCATCAGGGGGCCGAAATCGAAGGTGTCCCGGATGCTGCCCATCGAATAATCGATCAGGGGATGGTCGTGAAGACGCCCGTCCGTCCCGCGATCCCGGAAATCGGCATAAACCAGACCGGCCCCGGTAATTTCGGCGACCTCCAGGAGGCGTTCCAGAGAGGGCGGGGGAATCTCCAGCCTCCGGGCATCGGGGATCATCAGGAGCCAGGGCGTCTCGATCCGGCAGAGCAGGTCATTCAGAGCGGCGCCGGAAGAGAAGGCATCCGGCGGGGCTTGGCGGCACCTGGGGGGCAACGGTTTGCCGAGTGGAGACCGGGAGGCGATCCAGATGGTTTCCACGAGGGGAGAGCCAAGAAACGGGGCCAGCATCGATTCCGCCTGTTCCTGATTTTCCGGCGGCTGAAGAACCACGGACAGAACAGCCATAAGGAGATCCTCCCGGGGATGAAAGAAGAAAAAATCCGGCCTGGGATATCCAGCACCATTGCCGCGCTTTATATACTATCCGCCGCGCTTCGGCAAGGCCGTATTCCCATGGGCATCTTTTTTCCCCCGGACGGGGGCAGGGTACTCCTTTCAGGATTCCGACTTCCATCCATCCGGTCAGGATCCGTTAGAAGTCAGATGAGGGAATTTGATCACGAGCAGTTGATCATTCCTTTCTGATCAAATCCCGCTGAGTTTCCAGAGAGAGTTGAGACTTTGTTCTGAAATCCCGCCATTTGTTTTTCAGCACTTCATCCCGGTCCTTTTCGTTAAGATACAGCGTGTTGTTTAAAGGAGGCGTAAAGGGAAGGAGCTGGAACGTCATGCCGGCCATGATGCCATTGGAGTGGTTATGGGATAAGATAAAGGCATGAAAAAACTCATGCACAAAGGTGCGGCAGTCCCTGGATTTCAAAACGATGATTTTCCTGTACGTATCATCGATATATCCTTGGTACATCGGTACGGGAAGAAACAGGTTCATCAGGCCCAGGGCGATATCCAGTGTTCCATAGCCGGCCGGATTGATCATGATGTCCCAGTCATTGCGACCTTCCCCTGCGGAGTGGAGGGCTGTCAGACGGCCGCTGATGTCGTTGACGGAAGGCAGGTTCTTTACCTGAACGAACTGAGCCGGCTTCAGGGTAATGCCGACCTGCTCATCGATCGTCCTGCCGCAGGTTTCAAGCCATTGCGTGAGTTCCCGCGTATCCGGCTCCTCTTCCGTAACAATCATGACATTCAGGGTCCGCTTCGGATGATTTTGAAGCGCGAAATCAGGGTTGTGAACGAGATCTTTCACGGTCCGGCCACAGGAACATAATAAACAGGGGATCAGAAGAATGGCGGACAGGAAAATTCTTATTTCCTGCAACTCGACATTCCGTTGCCTTTCTGAACGGAATGTCCTGGATTTGGCCATCATGGTCACCTCCAATTGCTTCGCGTCTGCCGGGGGGAAATAATTATTTCAATTCTTTTTCAATAACCTGCGGATGGCATCCACTGCCCCTGTTCCTCTTTTAGAAGCCGCATTTGCCCGTGATCCGGCTCCTGAGGATCACCAGAGGAATAAACCGAGCCGTTTTCATCAGGATCGAGCGGAACGCGTACGGGACTTCCGGGTTTTGATTAATATGACCCGACGATATGATTAAGAAAATCCGGAAAGGGCTGATTTTCGGGTTCGAAAAGAATGAAATTTGAGTAGGAAGAGAACGCATGCGAAGCAGGGATGGCGTAGTCTATCTAATGAATTATGCTGCACCTTTTAAGGGTTTTATGCACTGATCACCGCAGGGATCAGTGCAGCGGAGACAGGGTCATCCAGAGGAAGGTTTAAATATGGGGCTTATTTACAGGATAGTCTGAAACCTTTTTAAGATGAGAAAAAGAAATAGCAATTTGAAAGGGGTTCATTTTAAATAGAAAAAAGAGGTGCGCTTTTCTGACGACAGCAGGCTGCCCGCTACTTCTCCAGGATTTGCGTCATTGCAGGAAGGGGCGGAGGGGCAGGTTTTTGCACAATTTCTGCTCAAGAACAAAGGAGGGTACGGACATGATCCTGGTAGAAACATTAAAAGGAAAATCTGTAACCGAGCATCGGGTTGAAATTGTTGAACGCAAAGGCATCGGTCACCCCGATTACATGTGCGATTCCATAATGGAAGCGATTTCCGTCGCCCTGTCACAGGAATATATCCGGGAGTTCGGAACTGTGCTCCATCATAACATCGATAAGGGGTTGTTGACCGCCGGCAGGGTGGAGAAGAACTTCGGCGGAGGTCAGGTCCTTGAACCCATGGAACTGATTATCGGGGACCGGGCTACTCTCCATGTTGCAGGCCGGAAAATCCCGGTTGTCGAGATTGCCGTCGACACTGCCAAACAATGGATTCGCAGCCATATGCGGTTTATCGACCCCGACAGGCATCTTAAGTGTCGTGTCGTCCTTTCGCCGGGGTCCGAGGAACTGACGGATATTTTTACCCGGCCCGGAAAAGTCAGGGCTGCGAATGATACCTCGGCGGCAGTGGGATATTATCCGCTGAGTCCTGCCGAGAAGGTCGTTCTGAACCTGGAGCGGCAGCTCAATTCCTCTGAATTCAAGAAAATCCATCCTGAGACAGGCGAAGATATCAAGATCATGGGCTTGCGGAACGGAAAGACGCTGGAGTTAACAGTTGCCATGCCACTGATCGCCTCTTTTGTCAGCTCTGAAAAGGACTATTTTGAGAGAAAAATGATTATTCAGAAAGAGATGGAGCAAATGCTCGGCGGGCTGCCTGAATTCAAAGGAATAAATGTCCATTACAACAACCTCGATGAGCGGGGGAGAGGGCTTGGCGGCGTTTATCTGAGCCTCCTCGGGACATCGGCGGAGGATGCGGATTCAGGTCAGGTCGGACGCGGAAACCGGGTCAACGGACTCATCTCCGTGAACAGACCTCTGGGGACAGAGGCTGCCGCGGGGAAGAATCCTGTCAGCCATGTCGGAAAGATATACAACATACTGGCCCATAAGATCGCCCGGGAAATCTACGAAAATATCGAAGGGATCAAGGAGGTCTACGTCCTGCTTTTAAGCCGTATCGGAACGCCTGTCGACAGCCCGCAGATGGCAACAGCCCAGGTTCTTCTTGAGCGTGGGCGGGGAATTGATGAAGTTGCAAAAAGGACGGAAGAAATTTTCGAAAAGGAATTCTCGGAAATCAACGGGTTCTGCGAGGAATTAAGCGCTGGGAAATATTCCGTCTGTTAGAGTCGTTTTTCTGTTCCTCGTCATTTCCTGAAAACGTCCGTCGCGCCGGGCTCCGGGGATTCCGGGTGGAGAGCGAATTTTAACTGCTTTTCGATGACTTCCATCAGCCCCTTAAGCTCCGTTGTGGTTCCGTGTTCTTTACGGATGTTTAATTCATCCTGCAGGGCTTGAATTTTCAGGTGTTCTCTCGTGCATTGATAAACCTCAAGGTCAGCCCCTCTCAATGATTCCATCTCGTATTCCTGAATCTGCCGTTCGAGGTCGGATATCTCCCTTGCAAGCTCTTTAAACTTTTCCCTGTCTTCGTTTGTCATCGGTCCTTTTCCGACACGCTGAAGCGCGTAGATGGTCGCTTCATACGAGTATTTGCCATTGCGATGGGCGAGTTTCCCTCTGAGAATCTCGGCCTGCCTTTGCAGCCAGTAGATTTCCGCAAGCGCCTTGTGCAGGTTGAGAAGGGCGCCGGAATCCGCATTGGCCGGGTCCTTCTCCATCATAAGCAGCTGCTCGGCCGCATTTTCGATTTCGCCGTCACTGGGCGGTTTTGTCAATTGGGCGGCCATACGAATCGCAATGTAGGCGCACAAAAGATTTCTGTCGCTTTTGTCTCCGGGCAGCCATTTGACCAGCGTGCTCATGTCGCTGAACTGTTCCGAGTAGATGGCTTTTGTGGTGAGAGAGATGATCTGCCTCATCTGCTGGGCAATCTGGGTTTTTTCAGGTAAATCGGGTTGGACAATTCTGGCTTCCGGATCGGCGACATCGGAATCATCTCCGGCGAACGGATTTCTGCTTATATCGTTTGCTGCGGCTTCCGTTTCGGCATCCATTTCTTCCGAAACAGGGATGGAGATCCGTTCATTGGAGTTTTCTCTGTGTTCCTTGAGAGAAAAGGCATCCAGGGCGCCGAGAAGGTGTTCAGAGGAAGAAGGTGTAAAAGTTCTGGTCATTTTTTCGATCAAGCCGGAAGTGCGGCGATAAAGGGGCAGGGTGAGAAAACCGAAAAGGTTGGACATGACAATAAAGACGGGAAGGGCCTCAATCAGAGCAAGAATCCGATTCTGCTTCCAGATCAGAAAAACGGCAAACCCCGATGATACGAAGATCAAAAGATATCTGAAGATGTCTAGAAATTGAGTTCTTGCCGGTTCTTCCCGCTGCCATGCCATGTGGTCTTAATCCCCTTTCCCAAGTGATGGTGTGGATTCGATGACTTTCGCTCTTCAGCGTCAGGATGCCATATTCTAAAGAAATTGCATAATAATATTTCAAGTCGGATAGCTCTCGTCCCTGGGACTCGAGACGGGGGAGTTATTTGTGAATAACCAAATAAAAAAAGGACTTAGCATCTTTCAGCTAAGTCCTTTTTCATTGTTCATGGTTGGGCTGTGTGAATAGAATCACACTATCGCCCACGGAATCGCTATTCCTGCATGCTACAGGGCACTTTTTTGTTGCGGTATACCCTATTCAGGTCAATTTGTAAAATTCTTGCTAACTTCGTCGGGTTCTTTTACTAAGTCGATTCTTCCGCGTTTTTTAAATTTTCGCTGATTTCGTCAAGTTCTTTTACAAAGTCAATTCCCCCGAATTGTTTGAAGCCTGGTCTAAAAATCGTGCCAGGTTCTAAAGCGATTACAGTTCCGCCTTTGGTATTTACATATGAAATTTTAACACTAACCCAGGAACCATCCGGTTGCTTCTCGAAATCACCAATATTTACTTTAGCAAGTTCGCCCATTATATATCTCCTCTCCACCTTTGGTATTTCTAGAGGGGCTTAACCTTTCGGCCAAGCCCCTCTCCATGTGAATATTGTTTCCATTGTTGATACCCGGAATCAATATTTCTGCATTTTATGCAGTTGCTTCCTTGCTCTTTTTGACGACCGCTCGCTGGCCTTCAGGCAGAGGGGGCGGAGCAGGCTGGCCGACCAGCTTCACGATGGCGCTGAATTGAGGCGGACAGGCTGCAAAGCATGCCCCGCAGCGGATACACTTGTCCTGCTCAATGATGTGAACCTCCTTCTTGGCGCTGATGATCGCATCCATCGGGCATCTCCGCGCGCAGGTCATACAGGCCTGGCACTTTTCCGGATCAATATAGTATGAGATCTTCTCGCTGAATAACTTCTCCACGTCCTCCGTGGTGAAAAGCTTCTCCACATCCTCGTGATTCGTCAGCTGCTTCGCCAGCTTCTCATTCGTCATGATCTTGATGTAGGGGACCTGCCTGATCAGTTCGGCAAGACGGGCGTCAAGATCCTCCTTCCCGATTCCCTCCATCACGCCAAGAGGACCGAGTTCCTTGATCTTCTTGACAAAACTGTTCACGTGTTCCGTGTAAAGGTTCGCTTCCGCACCGGACATGAAAGCCATCCGCAGGCGCTCGGGGTTTAGCCCGATGCGCTCCAGCAGCTTCTTTGTCAGAGCCACCATGTTCTGCGCGTGATAATTCCCGTTCGTGATGTAATTGCACTCGCCGAGATGACAACCACCTACGAACACCCCGTCACATCCGTCGGCAAAGGATCGTAATATATGGGTAAAGTCCACCCGTCCCGTGCACATGACACGGACAAGCCTCATTTCTGATGTATATTGCAGTCTGGAAACTCCAGCCAGGTCAGCGGCGCCGTATGCTCACCAGTGGCACACGAAACCGATGATCCGGGGCTTAAATCTAAGATCAGCCATTCTTCTCTCCTTCCTAAGTTCTTCTTTGTTCCTGCTTCCTTCTCAGTCGACTTCGACCGACACCTGCTCCGGTACGATCGCGTCTATCTGGGCCAGGAGTTCATCCTCGGTATAGTGCCTCAGGGAAATCGCTCCGGTCGGACACATGGCGTTGCACAGACCATCCCCCTTGCAGAGAACGGGATTCATGGTCGCTTTCCGGCCCTGCTTGGTCTCGCGCATTTCGATGGCCCCGTAAGTACAGACCGACGCGCAAGCCCCGCAGCCCATGCACCTCTTCTCATCCACCTCGCAGACGGAACCCGAGGCGGTGACCGTGTCGCGGGACAGAAGGGTGATGACCCGGCCCGCCGCACCATACGCCTGGTTGATCGTCTCATTGATGTGCTTGGGATATTGAGCCAGCCCACAGAGGAAAACACCGTCCGTCGCAAATTCCACCGGACGCAGCTTCACATGGGCTTCCTTGAAGAAGCCGTCCAGGCTCAATGTCACCTTGAACTGATTCGCCACTTCCCTGGTCGCTTCCGAGGGAAGCACCGCGGCCGACAGAACAAGGTGATCCGCATCCAGGGCAAGACCCTGACCCAGAATCGGATCGAGAACACTCACCCGCAGCACCGGCTTCCCTTCCTCCACAACGGCTTCCACCTCGGGGGCGGTCTCCGGCTCATAGCGGATAAACTTGACATCATTCTCCGAAGCCTGCCGGTAATAATCCTCGGCAAACCCGTAAGTCCTCATATCCCGGAAGAGGATGTAGATATCCTTCGCGGGATTCTTCTCCTTGAGCTTCAGGGCATTCTTGACCGCATGACTGCAGCAGATCCGGGAACAGTAGTTCCGGTCTTCGTTCCGGCAGCCCACACACTGGATCATCACCAGGCTCTCGCCATTGATGACCGCTTCGTCGCCCCGGGCAATCTTTTCTTCCAGCTCCA is a window encoding:
- a CDS encoding ATP-binding protein — its product is MKKLRKIIEINEELCNGCGQCISACAESALALVNGKARVVSDNLCDGLGTCIGECPTGALKIVEREAEEFDAQAVEIARSCPSTRMVMTFTAGTPSSEARPSALSHWPVKIRLIPENAPFLKGADLLVVADCVPVAFSDLHGRFLPGKVVMAGCPKFDEAQPYIEKFAGIFHNAGIRRVTVLTMEVPCCSGLPILVRKGMELAGVRVPMEVAVISTRGEILDKTA
- a CDS encoding Crp/Fnr family transcriptional regulator; the encoded protein is MDKVLEIIGSIPLFNGLSEQQLGEIRGIARDRFYDKGKEIFAEGDEGGGFYIVASGQVKVFKLSPEGKEHILHIYGPGHSFGEVPVFSGERFPASAETLLKSHLLFFPRTDFVALLSGNPSLCMNLLADLSLRLRQFTIQIENLTLKEVPGRLASYLLTLSDEEGQGNSLSLNISKGQLAGLLGTIPETLSRIFLKMNNAGLIEVKGKEITILDRNGLQALAETGKFGG
- a CDS encoding DUF4922 domain-containing protein; this translates as MKPEDLPDSRVFAEFNPERKEDAGTSLPDLCGQLLTRQEDAWPKLKSGYEAVAASHVRTLDCGDFSVLLQFNPQRIVSSSARVDPASISKRPCFLCPASLPEEQQGILYRRTFLILCNPFPIFSQHFTINDLNHRPQSLEAHLDLLPLLARDFAPSLSLFYNGPQCGASAPDHLHFQACPAGSLPIESQVNDGRPLLPVMKNRSATVSRVENLGRAVLMIESPDADALNGAIRKLLAVMRSVVGTGTEPMLNLHAAFKDGKWRILIFPRKKNRPDLYELEGPDRVLISPGSAEMGGLLVAPVERDFQRLTPDLIRHIYREVSVDSARLEEWSRQLSRMAD
- a CDS encoding glycosyltransferase family 2 protein — protein: MAVLSVVLQPPENQEQAESMLAPFLGSPLVETIWIASRSPLGKPLPPRCRQAPPDAFSSGAALNDLLCRIETPWLLMIPDARRLEIPPPSLERLLEVAEITGAGLVYADFRDRGTDGRLHDHPLIDYSMGSIRDTFDFGPLMLFSVPAISQTLKIRGAIPPLKHAALYDLRLKLSLDSAVFHLQEFLCTRTEIDSRSSGEKIFDYVRSDQQAVQKEMENVAMDHLQRLGAFLSPIFKPLPPGSQDFPVEASVIIPVRNRKRTILEAVDSALSQKTDFPFNLIVVDNFSTDGTTELLAERAKTCPALHSRIPVRDDLDIGGCWNEAVSDPACGRYAVQLDSDDLYSRPDALQQLVNLLRTGHYAMVIGSYTLVNEHLEEISPGLVDHREWTPENGRNNALRINGLGAPRAFSTEILRKTGFLNVGYGEDYALALQLSRYYKIGRIYESLYLCRRWTDNTDAALPIEKINRNDLFKDRIRTLEILARQRQNGCKP
- a CDS encoding methionine adenosyltransferase, with translation MILVETLKGKSVTEHRVEIVERKGIGHPDYMCDSIMEAISVALSQEYIREFGTVLHHNIDKGLLTAGRVEKNFGGGQVLEPMELIIGDRATLHVAGRKIPVVEIAVDTAKQWIRSHMRFIDPDRHLKCRVVLSPGSEELTDIFTRPGKVRAANDTSAAVGYYPLSPAEKVVLNLERQLNSSEFKKIHPETGEDIKIMGLRNGKTLELTVAMPLIASFVSSEKDYFERKMIIQKEMEQMLGGLPEFKGINVHYNNLDERGRGLGGVYLSLLGTSAEDADSGQVGRGNRVNGLISVNRPLGTEAAAGKNPVSHVGKIYNILAHKIAREIYENIEGIKEVYVLLLSRIGTPVDSPQMATAQVLLERGRGIDEVAKRTEEIFEKEFSEINGFCEELSAGKYSVC
- a CDS encoding hydrogenase iron-sulfur subunit → MADLRFKPRIIGFVCHWUAYGAADLAGVSRLQYTSEMRLVRVMCTGRVDFTHILRSFADGCDGVFVGGCHLGECNYITNGNYHAQNMVALTKKLLERIGLNPERLRMAFMSGAEANLYTEHVNSFVKKIKELGPLGVMEGIGKEDLDARLAELIRQVPYIKIMTNEKLAKQLTNHEDVEKLFTTEDVEKLFSEKISYYIDPEKCQACMTCARRCPMDAIISAKKEVHIIEQDKCIRCGACFAACPPQFSAIVKLVGQPAPPPLPEGQRAVVKKSKEATA